In a genomic window of Variovorax paradoxus:
- a CDS encoding RidA family protein produces the protein MTDADRRLEALAAQAGHDASPAARPAGRYASFARAGDLLHSSGVVGRENGVVIAGTIDDSDAGIALGERAAVAAAIALLRAARTELGGLDRVQKIVALTGYLQAGPGFTQHVRVMNAASELLRQVFPDQPLPARTTVGVASLPGGGAVEISLVLQERPAD, from the coding sequence ATGACTGATGCCGACCGGCGCCTGGAGGCACTCGCCGCACAGGCAGGCCACGACGCCTCGCCCGCCGCGCGCCCCGCGGGCCGCTATGCGAGCTTCGCGCGCGCCGGCGATCTGCTGCATTCGAGCGGCGTCGTCGGGCGCGAGAACGGCGTGGTGATCGCGGGCACGATCGACGACAGCGACGCGGGCATCGCGCTCGGCGAACGGGCCGCGGTCGCCGCCGCCATCGCGCTGCTGCGTGCCGCGCGCACCGAGCTCGGCGGCCTCGACCGCGTGCAGAAGATCGTCGCCCTCACCGGCTACCTGCAGGCCGGGCCCGGCTTCACCCAGCATGTGCGGGTGATGAATGCCGCGAGCGAGCTGCTGCGCCAGGTGTTCCCCGACCAGCCGCTGCCCGCGCGCACCACGGTCGGCGTGGCCTCGCTGCCGGGCGGGGGCGCGGTCGAGATCTCGCTGGTGCTGCAGGAGCGGCCGGCGGACTGA
- the cobO gene encoding cob(I)yrinic acid a,c-diamide adenosyltransferase, translating into MQIETPPSEKPYEKPEGERRGIVIVNTGDGKGKSTAAFGLALRAHGRGKAVKIYQFMKVPSARFGEHRMFEQIGIPIEGLGDGFSWKSQDLERSGQLARDGWEKAKAAILSGEYFLVVLDEITYPLIYGWLPLEGVLETLRARPKHVHVALTGRRCPPELIELADTVTEMMLVKHAFKAGIPAQRGIED; encoded by the coding sequence ATGCAGATAGAAACCCCACCCAGCGAGAAGCCCTACGAGAAGCCCGAAGGCGAACGCCGCGGCATCGTCATCGTCAACACCGGCGACGGCAAGGGCAAGAGCACTGCCGCCTTCGGGCTGGCGCTGCGTGCGCATGGCCGCGGCAAGGCCGTGAAGATCTACCAGTTCATGAAGGTGCCGAGCGCGCGTTTCGGCGAGCACCGCATGTTCGAGCAGATCGGCATCCCGATCGAGGGCCTGGGCGACGGCTTCAGCTGGAAGAGCCAGGACCTCGAGCGCTCCGGGCAGCTCGCGCGCGATGGCTGGGAGAAGGCCAAGGCCGCGATCCTCTCGGGCGAGTACTTCCTCGTGGTGCTCGACGAGATCACCTACCCGCTGATCTACGGCTGGCTGCCGCTCGAGGGCGTGCTCGAGACCCTGCGCGCGCGGCCGAAGCATGTGCACGTGGCCCTCACGGGCCGCCGCTGCCCGCCCGAACTCATCGAGCTCGCCGACACCGTGACCGAGATGATGCTGGTCAAGCATGCGTTCAAGGCCGGCATCCCGGCGCAGCGCGGCATCGAGGATTGA
- a CDS encoding CidA/LrgA family protein: MLYAITTLFLCQLAGELLVQWLSLPVPGPLLGMLFLFAGLLWRGGVPESLGETSGHLLRNLMLLFIPAVTGVMLHFERVGREWLPFLAAGILGAAFTMTVTALTLRWMIRITGKDAQ, encoded by the coding sequence ATGCTCTACGCCATCACCACGCTCTTTCTCTGTCAGCTCGCCGGCGAACTGCTGGTGCAGTGGCTGAGCCTGCCGGTGCCCGGTCCGCTGCTCGGCATGCTGTTCCTGTTCGCCGGCCTGCTGTGGCGCGGCGGCGTGCCCGAGAGCCTGGGCGAGACCTCGGGCCATCTGCTGCGCAACCTGATGCTGCTGTTCATCCCGGCCGTGACGGGCGTGATGCTGCACTTCGAACGCGTGGGCCGCGAGTGGCTGCCGTTCCTGGCCGCGGGCATCCTGGGCGCGGCCTTCACCATGACCGTGACCGCGCTCACCCTACGCTGGATGATCCGCATCACCGGCAAGGACGCCCAATGA
- the cobD gene encoding cobalamin biosynthesis protein CobD, translating into MPAIDFTAPVLAMLAALWIALAVDLWLGEPPARWHPVVWIGRYLGWAGARIAPPFGAASGHAGRAFVLGAIAWCAGALAVLAIAVALQAVLQNALPAWAFALLLGLLLKPLFAWRMLRDEVLAVEDALGESLEAGRARLARLVSRDVSLLGEREVRESAIESLAENLNDSLVAPVFWFLLLGLPGAALYRFANTADAMWGYRGERGGRDWSWAGKWAARADDLLSWLPARLTVLLLALAAGRWPRGLAREARRTPSPNSGWPMAAMALLLGVRLAKPAVYALNAEGRAAMPADTARSARFGQRAVLLLALAAWLPVVLLFMVAR; encoded by the coding sequence ATGCCGGCCATCGATTTCACCGCTCCCGTGCTGGCCATGCTGGCCGCGCTGTGGATCGCGCTCGCGGTCGACCTCTGGCTCGGCGAGCCGCCCGCGCGCTGGCATCCGGTGGTGTGGATCGGGCGCTACCTGGGCTGGGCCGGCGCGCGCATCGCGCCGCCGTTCGGCGCGGCTTCCGGCCACGCAGGGCGCGCCTTCGTGCTCGGCGCCATCGCCTGGTGCGCAGGCGCGCTGGCCGTGCTCGCGATCGCCGTCGCGCTGCAGGCGGTGCTGCAGAACGCGCTGCCGGCCTGGGCCTTCGCGCTGCTGCTGGGCCTGCTGCTCAAGCCGCTGTTCGCCTGGCGCATGCTGCGCGACGAGGTGCTCGCGGTCGAGGACGCGCTCGGCGAATCGTTGGAAGCGGGCCGGGCGCGGCTCGCGCGCCTCGTGAGCCGCGATGTTTCGCTGCTCGGCGAGCGCGAGGTGCGCGAGAGCGCGATCGAATCGCTGGCCGAGAACCTCAACGATTCGCTGGTGGCGCCGGTGTTCTGGTTCCTGCTGTTGGGCCTGCCGGGTGCGGCGCTCTACCGCTTCGCCAACACGGCCGATGCGATGTGGGGCTACCGCGGCGAGCGCGGCGGCCGCGACTGGAGCTGGGCCGGCAAATGGGCCGCGCGCGCCGACGACCTGCTGTCGTGGCTGCCCGCGCGGCTCACGGTGCTGCTGCTCGCGCTGGCGGCCGGGCGCTGGCCGCGCGGCCTCGCGCGCGAGGCGCGGCGCACGCCGTCGCCCAACAGTGGCTGGCCGATGGCCGCGATGGCGCTGCTGCTCGGCGTGAGGCTGGCCAAGCCCGCGGTCTATGCGCTCAACGCCGAAGGCCGGGCCGCAATGCCCGCCGACACGGCGCGTTCGGCCCGCTTCGGCCAGCGCGCCGTGCTGCTGCTGGCGCTGGCCGCCTGGCTGCCGGTCGTTCTCCTGTTCATGGTGGCGCGATGA
- a CDS encoding MotA/TolQ/ExbB proton channel family protein, protein MLAFDTVLFELARLFLWPVTLGVLLSFVYAVWCLGAFGVEYLQRRRDPSRALVLARHAQASQEQMELAVLKELEGVRLCSRVAPMLGLIATMIPMGPALVAVASGESQGVAQSLAPAFASVIVALASASIAFVVYTVRRRWLMRELVMLLDARDRLS, encoded by the coding sequence ATGCTGGCCTTTGATACCGTGCTGTTCGAGCTCGCGCGCCTGTTCCTCTGGCCGGTGACGCTGGGCGTGCTGCTGTCCTTCGTCTATGCCGTGTGGTGCCTCGGTGCCTTCGGCGTCGAATACCTGCAGCGCCGGCGCGACCCGTCGCGCGCGCTGGTGCTGGCGCGGCATGCGCAGGCCAGCCAGGAGCAGATGGAGCTGGCCGTGCTCAAGGAGCTCGAGGGCGTGCGGCTGTGCAGCCGCGTGGCGCCGATGCTGGGCCTGATCGCCACCATGATCCCGATGGGCCCCGCGCTGGTGGCCGTGGCCTCGGGCGAATCGCAGGGCGTGGCACAGAGCCTCGCGCCGGCCTTCGCGAGCGTGATCGTCGCGCTGGCCTCGGCCTCGATCGCCTTCGTGGTCTACACCGTGCGCCGGCGCTGGCTGATGCGCGAGCTGGTGATGCTGCTCGACGCGCGGGACCGGCTCTCATGA
- a CDS encoding ABC transporter ATP-binding protein yields the protein MTAATAQALEVRGVSAALGGTEVLHGIDLAIAAARWTSIVGPNGAGKSTLLKVLAGLLAHRGELRLFGEPAAKLPARQRARRLSWLGQGVAGEGAADDLLVYDVAMLGRLPHQRWLAAPDEADRAAVERALRATQAWDWRERPLGQLSGGERQRVLLARALAVEAELLLMDEPLANLDPPHQADWMQTVRALVAAGRTVVSVLHELPMALAADELVVMDRGCVAHHGGSSDPATHAALEQVFDHRIRVHRVAEQWIALPR from the coding sequence ATGACGGCCGCCACCGCCCAGGCGCTCGAGGTGCGCGGCGTGAGCGCGGCGCTCGGCGGCACCGAGGTGCTGCACGGCATCGACCTCGCGATCGCGGCCGCGCGCTGGACCAGCATCGTCGGCCCCAACGGTGCCGGCAAGTCGACCCTGCTCAAGGTGCTGGCGGGCCTGCTCGCGCACCGCGGCGAGCTGCGGCTGTTCGGCGAGCCCGCCGCGAAGCTGCCGGCACGCCAGCGCGCGCGGCGACTCTCGTGGCTGGGCCAGGGCGTGGCGGGCGAGGGCGCGGCCGACGACCTGCTGGTCTACGACGTCGCGATGCTCGGCCGCCTGCCCCACCAGCGCTGGCTGGCCGCGCCCGACGAAGCCGACCGCGCCGCCGTGGAGCGCGCGCTGCGCGCCACCCAGGCCTGGGACTGGCGCGAACGCCCGCTGGGCCAGCTCTCGGGCGGCGAGCGCCAGCGCGTGCTGCTGGCGCGCGCGCTCGCGGTCGAGGCCGAGCTGCTGCTGATGGACGAGCCGCTCGCCAACCTCGACCCGCCGCACCAGGCCGACTGGATGCAGACCGTGCGCGCGCTGGTCGCCGCGGGCCGCACCGTGGTCAGCGTGCTGCACGAACTGCCCATGGCCCTGGCCGCCGACGAACTCGTGGTGATGGACCGCGGCTGCGTGGCGCACCACGGCGGCAGCAGCGATCCCGCGACGCATGCGGCGCTCGAGCAGGTGTTCGATCACCGGATTCGCGTGCACCGCGTGGCCGAGCAATGGATTGCGTTGCCGCGATGA
- a CDS encoding aminotransferase class I/II-fold pyridoxal phosphate-dependent enzyme, with amino-acid sequence MSEPDFTPTHGGPDALGAPAHDFSTNANACGPCPEALAQVRAADATRYPDPAYTALRARLAALHGVAPWRIVIAAGASEFIRRITAWVAHEDHGAHGEVALPATSYGDYAAAARAWGLQVVRAPHAARRPRLAWCCDPSAPQGQAQPGLAASIAELPEDVPCVLDRAYEPLRFEGELALAPARLDRLWQMWSPNKALGMTGVRAAYAIAPADAQEAVGALLRLGASWPVGAHGVAMLSAWAEPAVQAWVRESLVTLREWKSLQLALCARMGWQTTPSVANYHLAQPMAADFAGLLAGLRAEGIKLRDCASFGLPGQVRMGVLPPASQAALHAAWQRLVGAN; translated from the coding sequence ATGAGCGAGCCCGACTTCACCCCGACCCACGGCGGCCCCGATGCGCTCGGCGCGCCCGCGCACGATTTCTCGACCAATGCCAACGCCTGCGGCCCGTGCCCGGAGGCGCTCGCGCAAGTGCGCGCGGCCGATGCGACGCGCTATCCCGATCCGGCCTACACGGCCTTGCGCGCGCGGCTCGCGGCGCTGCATGGCGTGGCGCCCTGGCGCATCGTGATCGCGGCCGGCGCGAGCGAATTCATCCGGCGCATCACCGCCTGGGTGGCGCATGAGGACCACGGCGCGCACGGCGAGGTCGCGCTGCCGGCCACCTCCTATGGCGACTACGCGGCCGCCGCGCGCGCCTGGGGCCTGCAGGTGGTGCGCGCGCCGCATGCGGCGCGCCGGCCGCGGCTCGCGTGGTGCTGCGATCCGTCCGCGCCGCAGGGGCAGGCACAGCCCGGCCTGGCCGCGTCGATCGCCGAGCTGCCCGAGGACGTGCCCTGCGTGCTCGACCGCGCCTACGAACCGTTGCGGTTCGAAGGCGAACTCGCGCTGGCGCCCGCGCGGCTCGACCGGCTCTGGCAGATGTGGTCGCCCAACAAGGCGCTGGGCATGACGGGCGTGCGCGCGGCCTATGCGATCGCGCCGGCGGATGCGCAGGAGGCGGTGGGCGCGCTGCTGCGGCTGGGCGCTTCATGGCCCGTGGGCGCGCATGGCGTGGCGATGCTGTCGGCCTGGGCCGAACCCGCGGTGCAGGCCTGGGTGCGCGAAAGCCTGGTCACGTTGCGCGAATGGAAGTCCTTGCAGCTCGCGCTGTGCGCGCGCATGGGCTGGCAGACCACGCCCAGCGTGGCGAACTACCACCTCGCGCAGCCGATGGCGGCGGACTTCGCGGGCCTGCTGGCCGGCTTGCGCGCCGAGGGCATCAAGCTGCGCGACTGCGCGTCCTTCGGCCTGCCGGGCCAGGTGCGCATGGGCGTGCTGCCGCCCGCGAGCCAGGCCGCGCTGCACGCCGCGTGGCAGCGCCTGGTGGGTGCAAACTAG
- a CDS encoding DUF2149 domain-containing protein — protein MSKRQFSILSSLDGDDDDPVLSTINLIDVFMVVIGMLMIAVINNPMNPFAQDKVTVIRNEGQPNMEIVTREGRQITRFKASGATGEGDGERAGTAWRLKDGTMVYVPADAVPVQGGK, from the coding sequence ATGAGCAAGCGGCAGTTCTCGATCTTGAGCAGCCTGGACGGCGACGACGACGATCCGGTGCTCTCGACCATCAACCTGATCGACGTCTTCATGGTCGTGATCGGCATGCTGATGATCGCGGTCATCAACAACCCGATGAACCCCTTCGCGCAGGACAAGGTCACGGTGATCCGCAACGAGGGCCAGCCGAACATGGAGATCGTGACGCGCGAGGGCCGCCAGATCACGCGCTTCAAGGCCAGCGGCGCGACCGGCGAGGGCGACGGCGAGCGCGCGGGCACGGCCTGGCGCCTCAAGGACGGGACCATGGTCTACGTGCCGGCCGACGCGGTGCCGGTGCAGGGCGGCAAGTGA
- a CDS encoding LrgB family protein — MSAPAKLSEIWVFLAQSPLLWLALTLLAYLGALWLHRRSGANPVVNPVLVSVIVIVAVLLATRTPYDTYFEGAKFVHFLIGPATVALAVPLYSQVARLRRLWLPIGVALLAGSVAAIVSAVGIAWALGGSHELLMSLAPKSATMPIAMGVSEKIGGLPSLSAVAAAITGIAGAIMATGLLNLLRIKEPAVRGFAVGITAHGIGTARAIQVNETAGAFSALAMGLNGIATALLVPLVVRWLGA, encoded by the coding sequence ATGAGCGCGCCCGCGAAGCTGTCCGAGATCTGGGTCTTCCTGGCCCAGTCGCCGCTGCTGTGGCTCGCGCTCACGCTGCTGGCCTACCTGGGCGCGCTGTGGCTGCACCGGCGCAGCGGGGCCAACCCGGTGGTCAATCCGGTGCTGGTGTCGGTGATCGTGATCGTCGCCGTGCTGCTGGCGACGCGCACGCCCTACGACACCTACTTCGAGGGCGCGAAGTTCGTGCACTTCCTGATCGGGCCGGCCACGGTGGCGCTGGCGGTGCCGCTCTACAGCCAGGTGGCGCGGTTGCGCCGGCTGTGGCTGCCGATCGGCGTGGCGCTGCTCGCGGGCTCGGTGGCGGCCATCGTGTCGGCCGTGGGCATCGCCTGGGCGCTCGGCGGTTCGCACGAGCTGCTGATGTCGCTGGCGCCGAAGTCGGCCACCATGCCGATCGCGATGGGCGTGTCGGAAAAGATCGGCGGCCTGCCGTCGCTGTCGGCGGTCGCGGCCGCCATCACCGGCATCGCGGGCGCGATCATGGCCACGGGCCTGCTGAACCTGCTGCGCATCAAGGAACCCGCGGTGCGCGGCTTCGCGGTCGGCATCACGGCGCACGGCATCGGCACCGCGCGCGCGATCCAGGTCAACGAGACCGCGGGCGCGTTCTCGGCGCTCGCGATGGGACTCAACGGCATCGCGACGGCCCTGCTGGTGCCGCTGGTGGTGCGCTGGCTCGGAGCCTGA
- the bluB gene encoding 5,6-dimethylbenzimidazole synthase: MSQAFAAEEARAVYRAIHERRDMRHFAGGEVAPALLRRLLEAAHHAPSVGFMQPWRFIRIRDTALRTRLHATVERERVLTARALGEREDAFMRLKVEGLLDAAELLAVTLADGREHHVFGRRTLPQMDLASAACAIQNLWLAARAEGLGMGWVSLFDPAEVAALLGLPAGAVPIALLCLGPVHGFYEEPMLQRERWARRAPLSSLVFDEAWGRRSDLFDPDPSSSPDLESA, encoded by the coding sequence ATGAGCCAGGCGTTCGCGGCCGAGGAGGCGAGGGCGGTCTATCGCGCCATCCACGAGCGGCGCGACATGCGGCATTTCGCGGGCGGCGAGGTCGCGCCCGCGCTGCTGCGCCGGCTCCTCGAGGCGGCCCACCATGCGCCCAGCGTCGGCTTCATGCAGCCCTGGCGCTTCATCCGCATCCGCGACACGGCCCTGCGCACGCGACTGCATGCGACGGTCGAGCGCGAACGCGTGCTGACGGCGCGCGCGCTCGGCGAACGCGAGGACGCATTCATGCGCCTGAAGGTCGAGGGCCTGCTCGACGCGGCCGAGCTGCTCGCCGTGACGCTGGCCGACGGCCGCGAGCACCATGTGTTCGGCCGCCGCACCCTGCCGCAGATGGACCTGGCCTCGGCCGCCTGCGCGATCCAGAACCTCTGGCTGGCCGCGCGCGCCGAGGGGCTGGGCATGGGCTGGGTCTCGCTGTTCGATCCGGCCGAGGTGGCGGCGCTGCTGGGCCTGCCGGCCGGCGCCGTGCCGATCGCGCTGCTGTGCCTCGGGCCGGTGCATGGCTTCTACGAGGAGCCGATGCTGCAGCGCGAACGCTGGGCGCGGCGCGCGCCGTTGTCGTCGCTGGTGTTCGACGAGGCCTGGGGCCGGCGCTCGGACCTGTTCGATCCCGATCCTTCTTCTTCGCCTGACCTGGAGTCCGCCTGA
- the cobN gene encoding cobaltochelatase subunit CobN: MWLLAWLAAVPAWAQQQASGPVVVLATSLVSPARVARLQAAAQQAGLPLRVLSASRDSPEALSAALEDARLLVIDAPHLSVAQAAAARFGDAIARSAAPYVLVGEFSLVARGQLTAAPPLAAERGVDAAWAQRLRAYWRFAGSANLSASMQALARVDVSDGLPEPVATPLAGFYHPGWPRIETSIEAVEQLPGTNGTVAIAVNAATVTGEDTAWLDTLIAALAQRGLRAYAFYGPRQQKDLYTRMTQAEGGRRVADLIVNAALVFTPNERKAELERIGVPVLQTLPSLAMDAAQWAQSKDGLAQSDIAAYYSPSELAGMTDPMLVSARDAASGSLQPLPAQIEAVADKAAALLRLQRTSADQRRVAMLVYNYPPGEANFGASFLNVPRSVSRMIAAMQSAGYRTEAPAPDTLIAQVQATLKASYPAPGADELQPLLAQGLADTLPLARYLAWFRALPVETQQRIEAYWGAPESSTQLRTVDGAPAFVIPRVRFGNVVVLRQPPRFEPGTRVMDKAQQVYHRSAVPLGHAYLATYLWLRTQFGASAVVHVGTHGTVEWSAGKERGLSVQDDPLLVLGDLPNVYPYVMDNLGEATTAKRRGRATMVSHSTPMFSPAGLRPGLAQMHERMHDWETLAPGPVKAALERQLLADFVARHYDRDLAWTPARIRADFAGFVAVLHPYLDELAQTAQPLGLATFGEVPDAPRRRATLLQIVGKPLATALGEDLDETFLREPAGMADSPLGRWVARVLDDAAFDGATTAPAQAETLRALAARVRQLDAVLAHNEEIEGLLTALDGRYLRASYGGDPVRNPDSLPTGRNLYGFDPSRVPTRAAWDTGVAAMDAWIAAYAQSHGGKAPEKIAFTLWAGEASRHQGVLESQAFHAMGVRPRWDEAGRMNGIEVLPETALKRPRIDVLVSVTGSYRDQFPHVMRWLDEAVRQVAALREPAGANAVARHSEALARRLRAEGASEAEAARWSTARVFSNEQGSYGAGLEEAALASELWRSQRRGGGDAQMAGLFIDRMGHAYGQGLEGAARPGAFAGNLAQVDAALMARSSNLYGVLTNDDPFQYLGGIAQAVRHLTGKDPALYVQNLRDTGAVRTDTAAGAIAREMQTRYLHPQWIAAQQAEGYSGALQVLKTAQFLWGWQVTAPATVRPDQWQSLHDTYVRDRERLGTRAWLEGANRAAFAQTLERMLDAVRLNYWSPDAATRRELAQAYAQAAQASGLRERNVAVERFARAAMNAPPKPVVVPVEVQGATAQAMPAESPAPNESKQGNEAATQAVRGLRLEPQPDTVPAPRSDSVVRTLWALFGMAVLLALGALTQWHRHRRPRPAL; encoded by the coding sequence CTGTGGCTGCTGGCGTGGCTGGCGGCGGTGCCGGCCTGGGCGCAGCAGCAGGCAAGCGGGCCGGTCGTGGTGCTCGCGACCTCGCTGGTGTCGCCCGCGCGCGTCGCGCGGCTGCAGGCCGCGGCGCAACAGGCCGGGTTGCCGCTGCGGGTGCTGTCGGCCTCGCGGGATTCGCCCGAAGCGCTGTCGGCCGCGCTCGAGGACGCGCGGCTGCTGGTGATCGACGCGCCGCACCTGAGCGTGGCGCAGGCCGCGGCGGCGCGCTTCGGCGATGCGATCGCGCGCAGCGCGGCGCCCTATGTGCTGGTCGGCGAGTTCTCGCTGGTCGCCCGGGGCCAGCTCACGGCCGCGCCGCCGCTCGCGGCCGAGCGCGGCGTCGACGCGGCCTGGGCGCAACGGCTGCGTGCCTACTGGCGCTTCGCGGGTAGCGCGAACCTCTCGGCGTCGATGCAGGCGCTCGCCAGGGTCGACGTGTCCGATGGGCTGCCCGAACCCGTGGCGACACCGCTCGCGGGCTTCTATCACCCAGGCTGGCCGCGCATCGAGACAAGCATCGAGGCGGTCGAACAGTTGCCAGGCACGAACGGCACGGTAGCGATCGCGGTCAATGCCGCCACCGTGACCGGCGAGGACACGGCCTGGCTCGACACGCTGATCGCCGCGCTCGCGCAGCGCGGCCTGCGCGCCTATGCCTTCTACGGCCCGCGCCAGCAGAAGGACCTCTACACGCGCATGACCCAGGCCGAGGGCGGGCGCCGCGTGGCCGACCTGATCGTGAATGCCGCGCTGGTCTTCACGCCCAACGAGCGCAAGGCCGAGCTCGAGCGCATCGGCGTGCCGGTGCTGCAGACCCTGCCGTCGCTGGCCATGGATGCGGCGCAATGGGCGCAAAGCAAGGACGGCCTCGCGCAGTCCGACATCGCGGCCTACTACAGCCCGAGCGAACTGGCCGGCATGACCGACCCGATGCTCGTGAGCGCGCGCGATGCCGCGAGCGGCAGCCTGCAGCCGCTGCCCGCGCAGATCGAGGCGGTCGCCGACAAGGCCGCGGCGCTGCTGCGGCTGCAGCGCACGAGCGCCGACCAGCGCCGGGTCGCGATGCTGGTCTACAACTACCCGCCGGGCGAGGCCAACTTCGGCGCCTCCTTCCTCAACGTGCCGCGCAGCGTGAGCCGCATGATCGCGGCCATGCAATCGGCCGGCTACCGCACCGAGGCGCCCGCGCCCGACACGCTGATCGCGCAGGTGCAGGCCACGCTCAAGGCGTCCTACCCGGCGCCGGGAGCCGACGAACTGCAGCCGCTGCTCGCGCAGGGCCTGGCCGATACGCTGCCGCTCGCGCGCTACCTCGCATGGTTCCGCGCGCTGCCCGTCGAGACGCAGCAGCGCATCGAGGCCTACTGGGGCGCGCCCGAAAGCTCGACCCAGCTGCGCACGGTGGACGGCGCGCCGGCCTTCGTGATACCGCGCGTGCGCTTCGGCAATGTGGTGGTGCTGCGCCAGCCGCCGCGCTTCGAACCCGGCACGAGGGTGATGGACAAGGCGCAGCAGGTCTACCACCGCTCGGCGGTGCCGCTGGGCCATGCCTACCTCGCCACCTACCTCTGGCTGCGCACGCAGTTCGGCGCCTCGGCCGTGGTGCACGTGGGCACGCACGGCACGGTCGAATGGTCGGCCGGCAAGGAGCGCGGGCTGTCGGTGCAGGACGATCCGCTGCTGGTGCTCGGCGACCTGCCCAACGTCTATCCCTATGTGATGGACAACCTCGGCGAGGCCACCACCGCCAAGCGCCGCGGCCGCGCGACCATGGTCAGCCATTCGACGCCGATGTTCTCGCCGGCCGGCCTGCGCCCGGGCCTCGCGCAGATGCACGAGCGCATGCACGACTGGGAGACGCTCGCCCCCGGCCCGGTCAAGGCCGCGCTCGAACGGCAACTGCTGGCCGACTTCGTGGCCCGGCACTACGACCGCGACCTGGCCTGGACCCCCGCGCGCATCCGCGCCGACTTCGCGGGCTTCGTGGCGGTGCTGCATCCCTACCTCGACGAACTTGCGCAGACCGCGCAGCCGCTGGGCCTCGCGACCTTCGGCGAGGTGCCCGATGCCCCGCGTCGGCGCGCCACGCTGCTGCAGATCGTCGGCAAGCCGCTGGCGACCGCGCTCGGCGAGGACCTCGACGAGACCTTCCTGCGCGAGCCGGCCGGCATGGCCGATTCACCGCTGGGGCGCTGGGTGGCGCGGGTGCTCGACGATGCCGCCTTCGACGGTGCGACCACCGCGCCCGCACAGGCCGAGACCCTGCGCGCGCTGGCCGCGCGCGTGCGCCAGCTAGACGCGGTGCTCGCGCACAACGAGGAGATCGAGGGCCTGCTGACGGCCCTCGACGGCCGCTATCTGCGCGCGAGCTATGGCGGCGATCCGGTGCGCAATCCCGACAGCCTGCCGACCGGGCGCAACCTCTACGGCTTCGATCCCAGCCGCGTGCCCACGCGCGCGGCCTGGGACACCGGCGTGGCCGCCATGGACGCCTGGATCGCGGCCTATGCGCAGTCCCACGGCGGCAAGGCGCCCGAGAAGATCGCGTTCACGCTCTGGGCCGGCGAGGCCTCGCGCCACCAGGGCGTGCTCGAGAGCCAGGCCTTCCATGCGATGGGCGTGCGGCCGCGCTGGGACGAGGCGGGGCGCATGAACGGCATCGAGGTGCTGCCCGAGACGGCCTTGAAGCGGCCGCGCATCGATGTGCTGGTCAGCGTGACGGGCTCCTACCGCGACCAGTTCCCGCACGTGATGCGCTGGCTCGACGAGGCGGTGCGGCAGGTGGCGGCGCTGCGCGAGCCCGCGGGCGCCAACGCGGTCGCGCGCCACAGCGAGGCGCTGGCGCGGCGGCTGCGGGCCGAGGGCGCGTCGGAGGCGGAGGCCGCGCGCTGGTCGACCGCGCGCGTGTTCTCGAACGAGCAGGGCAGCTACGGCGCCGGGCTCGAGGAGGCCGCGCTCGCGAGCGAGCTCTGGCGTTCGCAGCGCCGCGGCGGCGGCGACGCGCAGATGGCGGGCCTGTTCATCGACCGCATGGGCCATGCCTATGGCCAGGGCCTCGAGGGCGCCGCGCGGCCCGGCGCCTTCGCGGGCAATCTCGCGCAGGTCGACGCGGCGCTGATGGCGCGCAGCTCCAATCTCTATGGCGTGCTGACCAACGACGATCCCTTCCAGTACCTCGGCGGCATCGCGCAGGCGGTGCGCCATCTCACGGGCAAGGACCCGGCGCTCTACGTGCAGAACCTGCGCGACACCGGCGCGGTGCGTACCGACACCGCCGCCGGCGCGATCGCGCGCGAGATGCAGACGCGCTACCTGCATCCGCAATGGATCGCGGCGCAGCAGGCCGAGGGCTACAGCGGCGCGCTGCAGGTGCTGAAGACCGCGCAGTTCCTCTGGGGCTGGCAGGTGACCGCGCCGGCCACGGTGCGGCCCGACCAGTGGCAGTCGCTGCACGACACCTATGTGCGCGACCGCGAGCGGCTCGGCACCCGCGCCTGGCTCGAGGGCGCGAACCGCGCGGCCTTCGCGCAGACGCTGGAACGCATGCTCGATGCGGTGCGCCTGAACTACTGGTCGCCCGATGCGGCGACGCGGCGCGAGCTGGCGCAGGCCTATGCGCAGGCGGCGCAGGCCAGCGGGCTGCGCGAGCGCAACGTGGCGGTGGAGCGCTTCGCGCGCGCGGCGATGAACGCGCCGCCGAAGCCGGTCGTGGTGCCGGTGGAGGTGCAGGGCGCCACGGCCCAGGCCATGCCGGCCGAGTCGCCGGCACCGAATGAAAGCAAACAAGGCAACGAGGCCGCGACCCAAGCCGTGCGCGGCCTGCGGCTCGAACCGCAGCCCGACACGGTGCCCGCGCCGCGCAGCGACTCGGTGGTGCGCACGCTCTGGGCGCTGTTCGGCATGGCGGTGCTGCTCGCGCTCGGCGCGCTGACCCAGTGGCACCGGCACCGCCGGCCGCGGCCGGCCCTCTGA